From a region of the Phoenix dactylifera cultivar Barhee BC4 unplaced genomic scaffold, palm_55x_up_171113_PBpolish2nd_filt_p 000300F, whole genome shotgun sequence genome:
- the LOC103697466 gene encoding zinc finger CCCH domain-containing protein 18-like isoform X1: MDFHKKLFKLGCFTHISFFYHAEAKYYGLDFSELTKIISSRIQKLEPDNAVKIMGCILLKEPGEQEMVQLAIVHENILLSKINDARAMLRMLFPKNSASAQIQSIQTISHQLGSYPPSGTCPISSPPSFHVPAPCWDPQLASDQQSPMHSLNFGLQPYMDSVGDLHSLRNEPQFLGMDEQLDTVNPMGNYYYKDAALGGGITGRTSRRSQSLSELPIKACHYYIKGFCKHGVNCRNTHSLSYPDGCTQLFGPGMNELPNEDDGFTPGSPERLEMEIIELLRSKRGSPVSIASLPMLYYEKYGRNLQAEGYLTESQRHGKAGFSLTKLLACLKNSIRFIDRPHGQHSVVLAEDAHRYMECRNERSDLGATVASSHQIYLTFPAESTFTEEDVANYFRIYGPVHDVRIPSQEKRMFGFVSFHYAQTVNDILMKRNPHFICNSRVLVKPYKEKSRIIDRTYMEKIKPAMYYSSQYLEMDPKLHAVPRESDSPRMLKSKLIEQEMIFELERKRLSELNLASKPLS, translated from the exons ATGGATTTCCACAAAAAGTTGTTTAAACTTGGATGTTTTActcatatttctttcttttatcatGCAGAGGCTAAATATTATGGTTTGGATTTCTCTGAATTGACAAAGATCATCTCCAGTAGAATTCAAAAGCTCGAGCCAGACAATGCTGTTAAGATCATGGGATGCATCCTCCTGAAGGAACCTGGGGAGCAAGAAATGGTGCAGTTAGCAATTGTCCATGAGAACATATTGCTATCCAAAATAAATGATGCCAGGGCCATGCTCAGAATGCTATTCCCCAAGAACTCTGCCTCGGCTCAAATCCAATCCATACAAACCATTTCCCACCAGCTCGGTTCGTACCCTCCTTCTGGGACATGCCCCATCTCTTCCCCTCCCAGCTTTCATGTTCCTGCTCCCTGTTGGGATCCTCAGCTTGCTTCCGATCAGCAATCTCCAATGCACAGCTTAAATTTTGGCCTGCAACCATATATGGATTCAGTCGGGGATTTGCACTCTCTTCGTAACGAACCTCAGTTCTTGGGCATGGATGAGCAATTGGATACTGTGAACCCCATGGGCAATTACTACTACAAAGATGCTGCCTTGGGTGGTGGGATAACTGGTAGGACCAGCAGGAGATCACAGAGCCTCTCGGAGTTACCTATCAAGGCTTGCCATTACTACATCAAGGGGTTCTGCAAGCATGGGGTGAACTGCAGGAACACTCACAGCCTGTCCTACCCGGATGGATGTACGCAGTTATTTGGCCCCGGCATGAATGAATTGCCAAATGAAGATGATGGATTCACACCTGGGTCACCTGAGAGGCTTGAAATGGAGATCATAGAGCTCTTGAGGTCAAAGAGAGGGAGTCCTGTTTCTATTGCCTCATTGCCTATGCTGTATTATGAGAAATATGGAAGAAATCTTCAGGCTGAGGGGTACCTCACTGAGAGCCAGCGGCATGGGAAGGCTGGTTTCAGCTTGACAAAGTTGCTTGCCTGCTTGAAGAACAGCATCCGGTTCATAGACAG ACCACATGGGCAACATTCGGTAGTACTAGCAGAAGATGCCCACAGATATATGGAATGCAGGAATGAGAGAAGTGATCTAGGTGCAACAGTTGCAAGTTCTCATCAGATATATCTTACATTCCCAGCAGAGAGCACATTCACTGAGGAAGATGTTGCCAACTATTTTAG AATTTATGGCCCAGTTCATGATGTGAGGATTCCAAGCCAAGAAAAGCGAATGTTTGGGTTTGTCAGCTTCCATTATGCACAGACTGTTAATGATATTTTGATGAAGCGGAATCCCCATTTTATCTGTAATTCTCGTGTCCTGGTAAAGCCATATAAGGAAAAATCGAGGATTATTGATAG AACCTATATGGAGAAAATAAAACCTGCAATGTATTATTCTTCTCAATATCTTGAAATGGATCCTAAGCTTCATGCAG TTCCAAGAGAATCTGATAGCCCCAGGATGCTTAAAAGCAAGTTAATTGAGCAGGAAATGATATTTGAACTTGAGAGAAAGCGTCTCTCTGAGTTGAACTTAGCATCTAAGCCACTATCTTAG
- the LOC103697466 gene encoding zinc finger CCCH domain-containing protein 18-like isoform X2: protein MAEAKYYGLDFSELTKIISSRIQKLEPDNAVKIMGCILLKEPGEQEMVQLAIVHENILLSKINDARAMLRMLFPKNSASAQIQSIQTISHQLGSYPPSGTCPISSPPSFHVPAPCWDPQLASDQQSPMHSLNFGLQPYMDSVGDLHSLRNEPQFLGMDEQLDTVNPMGNYYYKDAALGGGITGRTSRRSQSLSELPIKACHYYIKGFCKHGVNCRNTHSLSYPDGCTQLFGPGMNELPNEDDGFTPGSPERLEMEIIELLRSKRGSPVSIASLPMLYYEKYGRNLQAEGYLTESQRHGKAGFSLTKLLACLKNSIRFIDRPHGQHSVVLAEDAHRYMECRNERSDLGATVASSHQIYLTFPAESTFTEEDVANYFRIYGPVHDVRIPSQEKRMFGFVSFHYAQTVNDILMKRNPHFICNSRVLVKPYKEKSRIIDRTYMEKIKPAMYYSSQYLEMDPKLHAVPRESDSPRMLKSKLIEQEMIFELERKRLSELNLASKPLS, encoded by the exons ATGGCTG AGGCTAAATATTATGGTTTGGATTTCTCTGAATTGACAAAGATCATCTCCAGTAGAATTCAAAAGCTCGAGCCAGACAATGCTGTTAAGATCATGGGATGCATCCTCCTGAAGGAACCTGGGGAGCAAGAAATGGTGCAGTTAGCAATTGTCCATGAGAACATATTGCTATCCAAAATAAATGATGCCAGGGCCATGCTCAGAATGCTATTCCCCAAGAACTCTGCCTCGGCTCAAATCCAATCCATACAAACCATTTCCCACCAGCTCGGTTCGTACCCTCCTTCTGGGACATGCCCCATCTCTTCCCCTCCCAGCTTTCATGTTCCTGCTCCCTGTTGGGATCCTCAGCTTGCTTCCGATCAGCAATCTCCAATGCACAGCTTAAATTTTGGCCTGCAACCATATATGGATTCAGTCGGGGATTTGCACTCTCTTCGTAACGAACCTCAGTTCTTGGGCATGGATGAGCAATTGGATACTGTGAACCCCATGGGCAATTACTACTACAAAGATGCTGCCTTGGGTGGTGGGATAACTGGTAGGACCAGCAGGAGATCACAGAGCCTCTCGGAGTTACCTATCAAGGCTTGCCATTACTACATCAAGGGGTTCTGCAAGCATGGGGTGAACTGCAGGAACACTCACAGCCTGTCCTACCCGGATGGATGTACGCAGTTATTTGGCCCCGGCATGAATGAATTGCCAAATGAAGATGATGGATTCACACCTGGGTCACCTGAGAGGCTTGAAATGGAGATCATAGAGCTCTTGAGGTCAAAGAGAGGGAGTCCTGTTTCTATTGCCTCATTGCCTATGCTGTATTATGAGAAATATGGAAGAAATCTTCAGGCTGAGGGGTACCTCACTGAGAGCCAGCGGCATGGGAAGGCTGGTTTCAGCTTGACAAAGTTGCTTGCCTGCTTGAAGAACAGCATCCGGTTCATAGACAG ACCACATGGGCAACATTCGGTAGTACTAGCAGAAGATGCCCACAGATATATGGAATGCAGGAATGAGAGAAGTGATCTAGGTGCAACAGTTGCAAGTTCTCATCAGATATATCTTACATTCCCAGCAGAGAGCACATTCACTGAGGAAGATGTTGCCAACTATTTTAG AATTTATGGCCCAGTTCATGATGTGAGGATTCCAAGCCAAGAAAAGCGAATGTTTGGGTTTGTCAGCTTCCATTATGCACAGACTGTTAATGATATTTTGATGAAGCGGAATCCCCATTTTATCTGTAATTCTCGTGTCCTGGTAAAGCCATATAAGGAAAAATCGAGGATTATTGATAG AACCTATATGGAGAAAATAAAACCTGCAATGTATTATTCTTCTCAATATCTTGAAATGGATCCTAAGCTTCATGCAG TTCCAAGAGAATCTGATAGCCCCAGGATGCTTAAAAGCAAGTTAATTGAGCAGGAAATGATATTTGAACTTGAGAGAAAGCGTCTCTCTGAGTTGAACTTAGCATCTAAGCCACTATCTTAG